The Sander lucioperca isolate FBNREF2018 chromosome 15, SLUC_FBN_1.2, whole genome shotgun sequence genome window below encodes:
- the LOC116055893 gene encoding ubiquitin-conjugating enzyme E2 D4-like, which produces MALKRIQKELQDLEKDPPASCSAGPVGEDLFHWQATITGPNDSPYHGGVFFLSVHFPTDYPFKPPKLAFTTKIYHPNINSNGSICLDILRSQWSPALTVSKVLLSICSLLCDPNPDDPLVPDIAHIYKSDRQKYNKVAREWTQRYAM; this is translated from the exons ATGGCTCTGAAAAGAATACAGAAG GAGTTACAAGACCTAGAGAAGGACCCTCCAGCGTCATGTTCTGCTGGACCTGTCGGGGAGGACT TGTTTCACTGGCAAGCTACCATCACGGGACCG AATGACAGCCCATATCATGGAGGAGTGTTCTTCCTTTCTGTCCATTTTCCCACTGACTATCCCTTTAAACCACCAAAG CTTGCCTTTACAACGAAAATCTATCACCCAAACATCAACAGCAATGGTAGCATCTGCCTTGACATCTTGAGGTCACAGTGGTCACCTGCTCTTACCGTATCAAAAG tttTATTATCCATATGCTCCTTGCTATGTGACCCAAATCCAGATGATCCGCTAGTCCCAGACATTGCACATATCTACAAATCGGACAGACAAAA GTACAACAAAGTAGCCAGAGAATGGACTCAGAGGTATGCAATGTGA